One Candidatus Ornithobacterium hominis genomic region harbors:
- a CDS encoding P-loop NTPase fold protein, giving the protein MNKTDENINYSFIKNQPLGEDLFENKSQEKIASVISEKIIKDPDFKIIGIDGEWGSGKSNLVRLIEKKLNSTHKFFVYDVWGHQEDEQRKAILVELTECIKNEKGLLKNGNKKSWEAKLKLLLAKSKETTTINQPYLSVGFIFSLLSIVYIPTVNVFKDSLKDFFEIESWFWKLVLVTFPIFIVIGIYIWNLVNYWFKKSGFWKSFKLSAEETFQVYTNKQKEETKIETISEDQPSVRDFQNWMEEINDDLNKPIVIVFDNFDRLPKKHILSIWSSIHIFFAEKNYSNIKVIIPFDREHVQNAFKDLNGSDNKFGDDYINKTFDIVFRITLPIMSDWKKFFEEQWKKAFKNYDEEEYRLVVQVYEFLSRRITPREIISFINEILTIKLLDNKFKERYIAIFVLKKDEILKDPLKAVTDFKEILGGLTSFYSNDTEYAKQLTAIIYHIDVENALELIYRQELKESLIKNNIEQFNSICKSDFIDSIFVSSIAEIEVFENPIITLEAISEEVKVSSQHINQVWELFYNRVLQLDSDVSKLQIDKWQIALIKKIPDNKYLKSLLDKFYNLIDDSNIEHYIDLIDDLIIELEEEKILNLLIKRNVSEKNYIKLIEYSAADFKKYKLSTDYKSLDEYLSSLKIEEILNFKNSKNLPKEFDFIKLKGLLKSKLNTFIDQNNIESANEIVIRLKEISQKSGSLKNIVTDDKIYTLYVNNSSSKLPIINDLIAMRIANGNSFNSSYANHFNNILNTEDENIANAVGNTILNYTSYGDLLLSSNHFKTSPFFKQIILLMFKKSDLHKVANIISLIEKYSEIKSNLNIEDYSLLKEFNKWEVDKDKFDVNKLNDEFIDDCLKNPELRISKDFLEVFNNEFKSLDKESYETVFGNGTNVHFKYFKHIKLENLTQESLDVFEDKLIETLKSGTAIEKQRWIILSIYDSNNSKISVVNTFKNILDKILTAKIDLEVEDANILLPYFIKYNLLDKQNDIFRLVIKNEFLSNSEFVQLLASNSEYIKTLYAQASKTDKDNFRNLINEKREDYPEFESLAKALDITKSKGKSEEV; this is encoded by the coding sequence ATGAATAAAACTGACGAAAACATAAATTATTCATTTATTAAAAATCAACCTTTAGGTGAAGATCTTTTCGAAAACAAATCACAGGAAAAGATTGCTTCAGTAATTTCTGAGAAAATTATTAAAGATCCTGATTTCAAAATCATTGGTATTGATGGTGAATGGGGTTCTGGTAAAAGTAATTTAGTTAGATTAATAGAAAAGAAGTTAAATAGCACTCATAAGTTTTTTGTCTACGACGTATGGGGGCATCAAGAAGATGAACAAAGAAAAGCTATACTTGTTGAATTAACTGAGTGTATAAAAAATGAAAAAGGCTTATTAAAAAATGGTAATAAAAAATCGTGGGAAGCAAAGCTAAAATTACTTCTAGCGAAATCTAAAGAAACAACAACAATAAATCAACCCTACTTAAGTGTGGGCTTTATTTTTAGTTTATTATCTATTGTTTATATCCCCACAGTTAATGTATTTAAAGATTCGCTAAAAGACTTCTTTGAAATTGAAAGTTGGTTTTGGAAATTAGTTTTAGTTACGTTTCCTATTTTTATAGTCATAGGAATTTACATTTGGAATTTAGTAAATTATTGGTTTAAAAAGAGTGGCTTTTGGAAATCTTTTAAATTATCAGCTGAAGAAACATTTCAAGTCTATACTAATAAACAAAAAGAAGAAACTAAAATTGAAACAATTTCAGAGGATCAACCATCTGTTAGGGATTTTCAGAATTGGATGGAGGAGATTAATGATGACTTAAATAAGCCCATTGTAATTGTATTTGACAATTTTGATCGATTGCCAAAAAAACACATTTTAAGTATTTGGTCATCTATACATATTTTCTTCGCAGAGAAAAATTATTCCAATATTAAAGTTATAATTCCTTTTGATAGAGAACATGTACAAAATGCATTTAAAGATCTTAATGGCTCTGATAATAAATTTGGAGATGATTATATAAATAAAACATTTGATATAGTCTTCAGAATTACTTTACCAATTATGTCTGATTGGAAAAAGTTTTTTGAAGAACAATGGAAAAAGGCATTCAAAAATTATGATGAAGAGGAATACAGATTAGTGGTACAGGTTTACGAATTCTTAAGCAGAAGAATAACTCCTAGAGAAATTATATCCTTTATCAATGAAATTCTTACAATAAAACTACTAGATAATAAATTCAAAGAAAGATACATCGCAATTTTTGTACTTAAAAAAGATGAAATTCTTAAAGATCCATTAAAAGCGGTTACTGATTTTAAAGAAATTTTAGGAGGTTTAACTTCGTTTTATAGCAATGATACAGAATATGCAAAACAATTGACAGCAATAATATATCATATTGATGTAGAAAATGCTTTAGAATTGATTTACAGACAAGAATTAAAAGAATCTCTAATAAAAAACAATATTGAGCAATTTAATTCTATTTGTAAATCAGACTTTATTGATTCAATATTCGTTTCTTCAATAGCGGAAATTGAGGTTTTTGAAAATCCAATTATTACTTTGGAGGCTATAAGTGAAGAAGTAAAAGTTTCATCACAGCATATAAATCAAGTTTGGGAATTATTCTATAATAGAGTTTTACAATTAGATAGTGATGTAAGTAAATTACAAATTGATAAATGGCAAATTGCATTAATTAAAAAAATCCCTGATAATAAATATTTGAAAAGCCTATTAGATAAATTCTACAATTTAATTGATGATTCAAATATTGAGCATTATATTGACTTAATTGATGATTTAATAATAGAATTAGAAGAAGAAAAAATATTGAATCTCCTAATAAAAAGAAATGTATCAGAAAAAAATTACATTAAACTAATTGAATATAGTGCTGCTGACTTCAAAAAATACAAATTATCTACTGATTATAAATCACTTGATGAATATTTAAGTTCTTTAAAAATTGAAGAAATACTAAATTTTAAGAACTCTAAGAACTTACCAAAAGAGTTTGATTTTATTAAATTAAAAGGATTGTTAAAATCTAAGTTAAACACCTTTATTGATCAAAATAATATAGAGTCTGCTAATGAAATCGTAATAAGATTAAAAGAAATATCTCAAAAAAGTGGTAGTTTAAAAAATATTGTAACAGATGATAAAATTTATACTTTATATGTAAATAATTCATCATCAAAATTGCCTATAATAAATGATTTAATTGCGATGAGAATTGCTAATGGGAATAGCTTTAATTCCTCTTATGCAAATCATTTTAATAATATACTTAATACAGAAGATGAGAATATTGCTAATGCAGTTGGAAATACTATTTTAAATTATACCTCTTATGGAGATTTACTCCTATCATCTAATCATTTTAAAACTTCTCCATTTTTTAAACAAATTATCTTGTTAATGTTTAAAAAGTCAGATTTGCATAAGGTGGCTAATATTATTTCTCTAATTGAAAAATATTCAGAAATTAAAAGTAACCTTAATATTGAAGATTATTCTCTACTTAAAGAATTTAATAAATGGGAAGTAGATAAAGATAAATTTGATGTCAATAAATTAAATGATGAATTTATTGACGATTGTCTTAAAAATCCGGAATTAAGAATTTCAAAAGATTTCTTGGAAGTTTTTAATAATGAATTTAAAAGTTTAGATAAGGAGAGTTATGAGACTGTTTTTGGTAATGGAACAAATGTTCATTTTAAGTATTTTAAACATATTAAATTAGAGAATCTAACCCAAGAATCACTAGATGTATTTGAAGACAAATTAATTGAAACATTAAAATCTGGAACTGCAATTGAGAAACAAAGGTGGATCATCTTATCTATATATGATTCTAATAATTCTAAAATATCTGTTGTAAACACTTTTAAAAATATATTAGATAAAATTTTGACAGCAAAAATTGATTTAGAGGTTGAAGATGCTAATATTCTATTACCATACTTTATAAAATATAATCTTTTAGATAAACAAAATGATATTTTTCGATTAGTAATTAAAAATGAGTTTCTTTCAAATTCTGAATTTGTCCAACTTCTGGCATCAAATTCAGAATACATTAAAACTCTTTATGCTCAAGCAAGTAAAACTGATAAAGATAATTTTAGAAATTTAATAAATGAGAAACGAGAAGATTATCCAGAATTTGAATCCTTAGCAAAAGCATTAGATATCACAAAAAGTAAAGGTAAATCTGAAGAAGTTTAA
- a CDS encoding restriction endonuclease subunit S produces MSYKKLGEFIQVVDDRNKELLDLPLLGVSVQKVFIPSIANTVGTDMSKYKILSRNEFTYIPDTSRRGDKIGVALLKSYDKALVSQAYTTFKIIDKNQLLPDYLMMWFTRPEFDRYARYHSHGSTRESFDWVDMCNVELPVPSIEKQREIVAQYQAVANKIKINEQICEKLETTAQTLYKQWFVDFEFPNEEGKPYKSSGGAMVFNEELEKEIPEGWEVIKVKDFCDEMKNGATPSRDNLDYWSSRDIPWLKTGEISNNVVFDSEEYISKEGFQNSSTKLIPCDSVLMAMYGATAGQLAYLKKEVTTNQACCAMISSDKNKMSFLYYALLNQQNHIVTLANGGAQANLSKRIIEELNLILPQDKEIINLEKFSYLIEEKAIKTLENQKLTQLQSLLLSRLATLEG; encoded by the coding sequence ATGAGTTATAAAAAGTTGGGTGAATTTATTCAAGTAGTTGATGATAGAAATAAAGAATTACTTGATTTACCATTACTAGGTGTATCTGTCCAAAAAGTATTTATTCCATCTATTGCAAATACAGTTGGAACAGATATGAGTAAGTATAAAATTTTATCAAGAAATGAATTTACTTATATTCCTGACACATCTAGAAGAGGAGATAAAATTGGAGTTGCATTATTAAAATCTTACGATAAAGCTTTAGTTTCCCAAGCATATACAACTTTTAAAATTATTGATAAAAATCAATTACTTCCTGATTATTTAATGATGTGGTTTACACGTCCTGAGTTTGATCGTTATGCACGCTATCATTCGCATGGAAGCACAAGAGAATCTTTTGATTGGGTAGATATGTGTAATGTTGAATTACCTGTTCCATCCATCGAAAAACAACGCGAAATTGTAGCCCAATACCAAGCGGTAGCAAACAAAATAAAAATCAACGAACAAATCTGCGAAAAGTTAGAAACTACTGCTCAAACCTTATACAAACAATGGTTTGTAGATTTTGAGTTTCCGAACGAAGAAGGTAAACCTTATAAATCTTCTGGCGGTGCAATGGTTTTCAATGAAGAATTAGAAAAGGAAATTCCTGAGGGTTGGGAGGTTATAAAAGTTAAAGACTTTTGTGATGAAATGAAAAACGGAGCTACTCCTAGTAGAGATAATTTAGATTATTGGAGTTCAAGAGATATTCCTTGGTTAAAAACTGGAGAAATATCCAATAATGTAGTATTTGATTCAGAAGAATACATTTCTAAAGAAGGATTTCAAAATAGTTCTACTAAGTTAATTCCGTGTGATTCAGTTTTAATGGCAATGTATGGAGCAACAGCTGGTCAATTAGCATATTTAAAAAAGGAAGTAACTACTAATCAAGCTTGTTGTGCTATGATAAGTAGCGATAAGAATAAAATGTCATTTTTATATTATGCTTTATTAAATCAGCAAAATCATATTGTTACACTTGCAAATGGTGGAGCACAAGCAAATTTAAGCAAACGAATTATTGAGGAACTAAACTTGATATTACCTCAAGATAAAGAGATTATTAATCTTGAAAAGTTTTCATATTTAATTGAAGAAAAAGCTATAAAAACTCTAGAAAACCAAAAACTCACTCAACTTCAATCGTTGTTGTTAAGTCGCTTGGCAACGTTGGAGGGATAA
- a CDS encoding type I restriction-modification system subunit M gives MAKKVQIKSTEEILWDAANKLRGSIEPSEYKHVVLSLIFLKFASDKFIKRREELIAEGKEAFLEIPEFYQAENVFYLPEESRWDYIIENAKQEDITLKVDTALKTIERTNKSLEGALPDNYFSRLGLDQSKFSALLDTINNIDTLRDEAQDIVGRVYEYFLSKFAIAEGKGKGEFYTPKSIVNLITEMIEPYKGKIYDPSCGSGGMFVQSLKFIEKHQGNKKDISIYGQELTNTTFKLAKMNLAIRGISANLGNKAADTFGDDQHAALKADYIMANPPFNLKDWRAENELTDDPRWTGYEVPPKSNANYAWILNMISKLSQNGVAGFILANGALSGGGEEYKIRKQIIENDLVEAIVILPRAMFYSTDISVTLWILNRNKTERTVEVNDGVKNYRNREGEVLFMDLRQKGEPFEKKFIQFAEQDIEQIAATYHNWQQKDVETTYTNEPEYCYSATLEEIRKKDYSLVPSKYIEFFNRDENIDYDTQMQTLQTELKELFQQEETLKQEVADVFKSLGYEL, from the coding sequence ATGGCCAAAAAAGTACAAATCAAAAGTACAGAAGAAATCCTATGGGATGCAGCAAATAAACTACGTGGTTCGATCGAACCGTCAGAATATAAACACGTGGTATTGAGTTTAATCTTCTTGAAATTTGCAAGTGATAAATTCATTAAACGGAGAGAAGAATTGATTGCAGAAGGTAAAGAAGCCTTCTTGGAAATACCAGAATTTTATCAGGCAGAAAATGTATTCTATTTACCAGAGGAATCGCGTTGGGATTACATTATTGAAAACGCTAAACAAGAAGATATTACCTTAAAAGTAGATACTGCGCTTAAAACCATAGAACGTACCAATAAATCCTTAGAAGGTGCATTACCTGATAATTATTTCTCTCGATTGGGATTAGATCAATCTAAGTTTTCAGCTTTATTGGATACCATCAACAACATCGATACGCTTCGTGATGAAGCACAAGATATTGTAGGACGTGTGTACGAATATTTCTTGAGCAAATTTGCTATTGCCGAAGGAAAAGGGAAAGGAGAATTCTATACCCCAAAGTCGATTGTAAACTTGATTACCGAAATGATTGAACCCTACAAAGGAAAAATCTATGACCCTTCTTGTGGTTCGGGTGGTATGTTTGTGCAGTCCTTGAAGTTTATTGAGAAACACCAAGGAAACAAAAAAGACATTTCGATTTACGGACAAGAATTAACAAATACCACGTTTAAACTGGCTAAAATGAACTTAGCCATTCGTGGGATTTCTGCCAATTTAGGAAACAAAGCCGCCGATACGTTTGGTGACGATCAGCACGCAGCATTGAAAGCGGATTACATCATGGCGAATCCTCCTTTTAACTTAAAAGATTGGAGAGCTGAAAACGAATTAACGGACGATCCACGTTGGACAGGTTACGAAGTCCCTCCAAAATCCAATGCCAATTATGCGTGGATTTTGAACATGATTTCGAAACTTTCGCAAAACGGCGTAGCTGGTTTTATCTTAGCCAATGGAGCGCTTTCGGGTGGTGGAGAAGAGTACAAAATCCGTAAACAAATTATAGAAAACGACTTGGTAGAGGCGATTGTGATTTTGCCAAGAGCAATGTTTTATTCGACAGATATTTCGGTGACACTTTGGATTTTGAACCGTAATAAAACAGAACGCACTGTGGAAGTTAATGATGGTGTGAAAAATTATCGTAACCGCGAAGGTGAAGTGTTGTTTATGGATTTACGCCAAAAAGGTGAACCGTTTGAAAAGAAATTCATTCAGTTTGCTGAACAAGATATTGAGCAAATTGCAGCAACCTACCACAATTGGCAACAAAAAGATGTAGAAACCACTTACACAAACGAACCAGAATATTGTTACTCTGCAACTTTAGAAGAAATCCGTAAAAAAGATTATTCGTTGGTACCAAGTAAGTACATTGAGTTTTTCAACCGAGACGAAAATATAGATTACGATACCCAAATGCAAACTTTGCAAACCGAATTGAAAGAATTGTTTCAGCAAGAAGAAACCTTGAAACAAGAAGTAGCAGACGTATTTAAATCGTTGGGCTATGAGTTATAA
- the dnaK gene encoding molecular chaperone DnaK — MSKIIGIDLGTTNSCVAVMEGNDPSVIPNAEGKRTTPSVVAFVENGERKVGDPAKRQAVTNPEKTIFSIKRFIGDKYDEKEASKVPYKLIKGANDSPRVKIDDRDYTPQEISAMILQKMKKTAEDYLGQEVSRAVITVPAYFNDEQRQATKDAGEIAGLKVERIINEPTAAALAYGLDKKESDEKVAVYDLGGGTFDISILELGDGVFEVLSTNGDTHLGGDDFDDAIIDWLITEFKSAEDVDLSKDPIALQRLKEAAEKAKIELSSSNQTEINLPYITATNTGPKHLVQTLSRAKFESMTEDLVRRSMEPCKKALSDAGLSASDIDEVILVGGSTRIPKIQEEVEKFFGKKPSKGVNPDEVVAIGAAIQGGVLTGDVKDVLLLDVTPLSLGIETMGGVFTKLIEANTTIPTKKSETFSTAVDNQPAVTIRVGQGERSLFADNKEIGRFDLVDIPPAPRGVPQIEVTFDIDANGIMQVSAKDKGTGKEQSIKIESSSGLTEAEIEKMKKEAEENATKDKEAKEKIDKLNAADSTIFQTEKQLKEYGDKISEDKKKSIEDTLEELKKAHEEKDVAKIDEALEKHTEAWTAASQELYAAMNESGAQPSTEATAQPNADSNDSSDDVEDVDFEEVK, encoded by the coding sequence ATGAGTAAAATAATAGGCATTGATTTAGGTACGACTAATTCTTGTGTAGCTGTGATGGAAGGAAATGACCCAAGCGTGATACCAAATGCTGAAGGGAAGAGAACTACACCATCTGTTGTGGCTTTTGTAGAAAATGGTGAACGAAAAGTAGGAGACCCAGCTAAAAGACAGGCGGTTACCAACCCAGAGAAAACAATCTTCTCCATCAAAAGATTTATAGGAGATAAGTATGATGAAAAAGAAGCATCAAAAGTTCCATATAAGCTAATTAAAGGAGCTAATGATTCGCCTCGAGTGAAAATTGATGACAGAGATTACACACCACAAGAAATTTCAGCCATGATTCTTCAGAAAATGAAGAAAACGGCAGAAGATTACTTGGGGCAAGAGGTAAGCCGTGCGGTGATTACAGTTCCAGCCTACTTTAATGATGAACAACGCCAAGCGACCAAAGATGCTGGTGAAATTGCTGGGCTAAAAGTGGAAAGAATTATCAATGAGCCAACGGCTGCGGCTCTAGCTTATGGTCTAGATAAAAAAGAGAGTGATGAGAAGGTGGCCGTTTACGACCTTGGTGGAGGTACGTTTGATATTTCTATCTTAGAATTAGGTGATGGCGTTTTTGAGGTGCTGTCTACCAATGGAGACACTCATTTAGGAGGAGATGATTTTGATGATGCCATTATTGATTGGTTAATCACAGAATTTAAATCAGCAGAAGATGTAGACTTAAGTAAAGATCCAATTGCACTTCAGCGCCTGAAAGAAGCTGCGGAGAAAGCAAAAATTGAATTATCTTCATCTAATCAAACGGAGATTAATTTACCGTATATTACAGCGACTAACACTGGGCCAAAACACTTGGTGCAGACTTTATCTCGTGCGAAATTTGAGTCGATGACTGAAGATTTAGTAAGACGCTCGATGGAACCTTGTAAAAAAGCATTGAGTGATGCAGGTTTATCAGCCTCAGACATTGATGAAGTGATTCTAGTAGGAGGGTCAACTCGTATTCCAAAAATTCAAGAAGAAGTAGAAAAATTCTTTGGAAAAAAACCATCTAAAGGAGTGAATCCAGATGAAGTTGTAGCCATAGGAGCTGCAATTCAAGGTGGCGTTTTAACAGGAGACGTGAAAGACGTTTTACTATTAGATGTAACGCCACTTTCTTTAGGGATTGAAACCATGGGGGGCGTGTTTACAAAACTAATTGAAGCTAATACAACAATTCCGACCAAAAAATCTGAAACATTCTCTACAGCAGTAGACAATCAACCCGCTGTGACGATTCGGGTAGGGCAAGGAGAAAGATCTTTGTTTGCTGATAATAAAGAAATTGGAAGATTTGACTTAGTAGATATTCCACCAGCACCAAGAGGCGTTCCGCAAATTGAAGTAACTTTTGATATTGATGCAAACGGAATCATGCAAGTTTCAGCCAAAGATAAAGGAACGGGGAAAGAACAGTCAATTAAAATCGAATCTTCATCTGGATTGACCGAAGCTGAAATTGAAAAAATGAAGAAAGAGGCAGAAGAAAATGCGACTAAAGATAAAGAAGCTAAAGAAAAAATTGACAAATTGAATGCTGCAGATAGTACCATTTTTCAAACTGAAAAGCAGTTGAAAGAATACGGTGATAAAATCAGTGAGGATAAGAAAAAGAGCATCGAAGATACTTTAGAAGAACTTAAAAAAGCCCATGAAGAAAAAGATGTAGCAAAAATTGATGAAGCTTTAGAAAAACATACTGAAGCTTGGACTGCTGCTTCTCAAGAGCTTTATGCAGCGATGAATGAATCAGGAGCTCAGCCAAGTACTGAAGCTACGGCTCAACCAAACGCTGATTCAAATGATTCATCAGATGATGTAGAAGATGTGGATTTCGAAGAAGTGAAATAA
- a CDS encoding AI-2E family transporter — MQKRHPISHSFIRQAFILGAILFLGYFIFKYFTPYLSGIFGAIIMFVITKDWMRILTNNGWKRWISATLLILFSIFIIILPLAGLAFMLGTRVQDFINNSEKYIFLIESNIASLEDYLEIDLTTEIGNPRELLTSSIQSWTEGTLDIFISLGILYFVLYYLLINYDILNSKINEYIPISDENFNRISVDTYDIVKSNAIAIPLVALLQGLVALIGYFIFDAPNPLFWFALTTIGSMIPFVGTAIGMIPLILIMYTQGQTFDAIALAIYGMAIVGSTDNVFRIIVQKKLAEIHPLITLFGVIIGIPMFGFLGLVFGPLLVSLFLLLLKIYKEEYYPKQSLFHNKKDLPKTVQFKE; from the coding sequence ATGCAAAAAAGACATCCTATATCACATAGTTTTATTCGCCAAGCTTTTATTTTAGGCGCCATTCTCTTTTTGGGGTATTTTATTTTCAAATATTTCACACCTTATCTCTCAGGTATTTTTGGAGCAATCATCATGTTTGTCATCACAAAAGATTGGATGAGGATATTAACCAACAATGGCTGGAAACGCTGGATATCGGCAACTTTATTGATCCTATTTTCTATTTTTATTATTATTTTACCTTTAGCTGGTTTAGCATTTATGCTGGGGACGCGTGTTCAAGATTTTATCAACAATTCAGAGAAATACATTTTTTTAATTGAATCTAATATTGCTTCGCTAGAAGATTATTTGGAAATTGATTTAACGACCGAAATTGGAAACCCAAGGGAGCTTCTCACCTCTTCTATTCAATCTTGGACCGAGGGGACTTTAGATATTTTCATCAGCCTTGGTATTTTATATTTTGTTTTGTACTATTTACTCATCAATTATGATATTTTAAATAGTAAAATCAACGAATACATCCCTATTTCGGATGAAAATTTTAATCGCATCAGCGTTGATACTTATGATATCGTAAAATCCAATGCTATTGCAATTCCTTTAGTTGCCCTTTTGCAGGGTTTGGTTGCACTCATCGGTTATTTTATATTTGATGCTCCCAATCCGTTATTTTGGTTTGCCCTGACAACCATTGGGTCCATGATTCCTTTTGTAGGAACTGCCATTGGCATGATTCCTTTGATACTAATTATGTACACACAGGGGCAAACGTTTGACGCAATAGCACTTGCGATTTATGGAATGGCTATTGTAGGCTCTACCGATAATGTTTTCAGGATTATTGTTCAGAAAAAATTAGCTGAAATCCACCCGCTCATCACTTTATTTGGTGTTATCATCGGAATTCCCATGTTTGGATTTTTAGGATTGGTCTTCGGGCCACTTTTAGTCAGTCTTTTCCTGCTATTACTAAAGATTTACAAAGAGGAATATTACCCTAAACAAAGCTTATTTCATAACAAAAAAGATTTACCTAAAACAGTTCAGTTTAAAGAATAA
- a CDS encoding acyl-CoA carboxylase subunit beta, giving the protein MDIQFNKREDSNKLAYSAIYKKIKEIKKGGGEKRIAKHKAKGKMTARERIDYLLDKESQSIEIGSFAGYEMYKEHGGCPAGGVVVKIGYISGKQCIVIANDATVKAGAWFPITGKKNLRAQEIAMENHLPIIYLVDSAGVYLPLQDEIFPDKEHFGRIFRNNAQMSAKGITQIAAIMGSCVAGGAYLPIMSDEALIVKETGTIFLAGPYLVKAAIGENIDAQTLGGATTQSDISGVTDYKAENDQDALDKIKSIVSKIGENKKAGFNRIQAQNPMRNPEDIYGILPESRAEQYDMHELIDTLIDRNSFDEYKKDYGKTIICGYARIEGWAVGIVANQRKIVKSAQGEMQFGGVIYSDSADKATRFIANCNQKKIPLVFLTDVTGFMVGSKSEHGGIIKDGAKMVNAVANSVVPKFSVIVGNSYGAGNYAMCGKAYDPRLIFAWPSAKIAVMGGEQAAKVLLQIEESSAKEELSQEQKEELLNRIKTKYDNATTPEYAAARLWVDEIINPTDTRKWISMGIEAANNAPITEKFNLGVIQV; this is encoded by the coding sequence ATGGACATTCAATTCAACAAAAGAGAGGATTCAAATAAATTGGCGTATAGTGCCATTTACAAAAAAATCAAAGAAATCAAAAAAGGTGGCGGTGAAAAGAGAATAGCCAAGCATAAAGCAAAAGGGAAAATGACTGCTCGTGAGAGAATTGATTATCTATTAGATAAAGAGAGCCAAAGCATAGAAATCGGCTCTTTTGCTGGATATGAAATGTACAAAGAACACGGTGGTTGCCCAGCTGGTGGCGTAGTTGTGAAAATTGGGTATATATCTGGTAAACAATGCATTGTAATTGCTAATGATGCCACTGTAAAAGCTGGAGCTTGGTTTCCGATTACAGGAAAGAAAAATTTGAGAGCACAAGAAATAGCTATGGAAAACCACTTGCCAATAATCTACTTAGTAGATTCAGCAGGTGTTTATCTTCCACTACAAGATGAAATTTTCCCTGACAAAGAACATTTCGGGCGAATTTTCAGAAATAATGCCCAAATGAGTGCTAAAGGCATTACGCAAATAGCTGCCATCATGGGAAGCTGCGTTGCTGGTGGTGCTTATTTACCAATTATGAGCGATGAAGCTCTCATTGTGAAAGAAACTGGTACGATTTTCCTAGCAGGGCCGTATTTGGTAAAAGCTGCTATTGGCGAAAATATTGATGCCCAAACACTTGGTGGAGCCACTACTCAATCTGATATTTCTGGCGTCACAGATTACAAAGCCGAAAACGACCAAGATGCTTTGGATAAAATTAAATCCATTGTGAGCAAAATTGGCGAAAATAAAAAAGCTGGGTTCAATAGAATTCAGGCTCAAAATCCTATGCGTAATCCAGAAGACATTTACGGGATTTTGCCCGAAAGCCGTGCCGAACAATATGATATGCATGAATTGATTGATACTTTGATTGATAGAAACTCCTTTGATGAATACAAAAAAGATTACGGAAAAACCATCATTTGCGGGTATGCCCGTATTGAAGGCTGGGCAGTTGGCATCGTTGCCAACCAGCGAAAAATCGTGAAATCAGCTCAAGGTGAGATGCAGTTTGGAGGTGTTATTTATTCAGATTCAGCAGATAAAGCCACAAGATTTATTGCGAATTGCAATCAAAAGAAAATTCCATTGGTTTTCTTGACAGATGTTACGGGATTCATGGTGGGTTCTAAATCAGAACACGGAGGAATCATCAAAGACGGAGCAAAAATGGTGAATGCTGTGGCAAATTCGGTAGTGCCAAAATTTTCTGTAATTGTGGGGAATTCCTATGGTGCAGGAAATTATGCCATGTGCGGAAAAGCCTATGACCCTCGGTTGATTTTTGCTTGGCCTTCGGCTAAAATTGCCGTAATGGGTGGCGAGCAAGCTGCAAAAGTTTTATTACAAATTGAAGAATCTTCTGCCAAAGAGGAATTATCTCAAGAACAAAAAGAAGAATTACTTAATCGTATCAAAACCAAATACGATAATGCTACAACGCCTGAATACGCTGCTGCAAGACTTTGGGTAGATGAAATCATCAACCCGACAGATACCAGAAAATGGATTTCTATGGGGATTGAGGCTGCCAATAACGCTCCTATTACAGAAAAATTCAATTTGGGCGTGATTCAAGTTTGA